From Variovorax sp. J2L1-78, the proteins below share one genomic window:
- a CDS encoding Bax inhibitor-1/YccA family protein codes for MNDRVNTLDTAVGYGQTLPQADRQRVLRNTYWLLALSLLPTVLGAWMGVATGITRSLTGGLGLVVFMVGAFGFMFAIEKTKNSAAGVPVLLAFTFFMGLMLSRLIAMVLGFKNGSDLIMIAFGGTAGVFFAMASLATIIKRDLSSMGKWLFVGAMVLMVGAVINVFVGSSAGMMAISVAAIAIFSAYMLYDLKQIIDGGETNYISATLALYLDLFNVFQSLLALLGIFGGERD; via the coding sequence ATGAACGACCGCGTCAACACCCTCGACACCGCCGTCGGCTATGGCCAGACCCTGCCCCAGGCGGACCGCCAGCGCGTCCTGCGCAACACCTACTGGCTGCTGGCCCTGAGCCTGCTGCCCACCGTGCTGGGCGCCTGGATGGGCGTGGCCACGGGCATCACACGCTCGCTCACCGGCGGGCTCGGTCTGGTCGTCTTCATGGTCGGCGCTTTCGGCTTCATGTTCGCCATCGAAAAGACCAAGAATTCAGCCGCCGGGGTTCCTGTGCTGCTGGCCTTCACCTTCTTCATGGGTTTGATGCTGTCACGGCTGATCGCGATGGTGTTGGGCTTCAAGAACGGCTCCGACCTTATCATGATCGCCTTTGGCGGCACGGCCGGCGTGTTCTTCGCGATGGCCTCGCTCGCGACGATCATCAAGCGCGATTTGTCCAGCATGGGCAAATGGCTCTTCGTCGGTGCGATGGTGCTGATGGTGGGCGCGGTCATCAACGTGTTCGTCGGCTCCAGCGCCGGCATGATGGCAATCTCGGTGGCCGCCATCGCGATCTTCTCGGCCTACATGCTCTACGACCTGAAGCAGATCATCGACGGCGGCGAGACCAACTACATCAGCGCGACGCTCGCGCTGTACCTGGATCTCTTCAACGTGTTCCAGAGCCTGCTGGCACTGCTCGGCATCTTCGGCGGCGAGCGCGACTGA
- the rlmD gene encoding 23S rRNA (uracil(1939)-C(5))-methyltransferase RlmD, which yields MTEKTEKGGAAPGATDARDEWLTVESLDLDAQGVAHKADGMVVFIEGALPFEEVQFNQHRKKNNWAQGTVSAIRRESSQRVRPGCPHFGLHTGACGGCKMQHLDAAAQVAVKQRALEDNLWHLGKVKPENMMRPLEGPAWHYRYRARLSVRHVVKKGTVLIGFHERKSRYLADMQVCPVLPVRVSDMLMPLRALIGSLDAHATCPQIELACGDAPDGTSLGVIALVLRHLEPLSVADLQRLRDFASLNPGVQWWLQPKGPDTVHLLDEGGPVLSYALPAFGVTMPFKPTDFTQVNPHINRALVGRALRLLDVQGDERVIDWFCGLGNFTLPLATRAREVLGIEGSDTLVARATDNFERNRPAVPPRGALAPARFVARNLFEMTPEMLMADGAADKWLVDPPREGAFALAKALADLHLQEGGLPSGWTAPKRIVYVSCNPSTLARDAGLLVHQAGYRCTAAGVVNMFPHTAHVESIAVFERP from the coding sequence ATGACCGAAAAGACAGAAAAAGGCGGCGCTGCCCCAGGCGCCACCGATGCCCGCGATGAATGGCTGACCGTCGAGTCGCTCGACCTCGATGCCCAGGGCGTGGCGCACAAGGCCGATGGCATGGTGGTGTTCATCGAAGGTGCCTTGCCTTTCGAGGAGGTGCAATTCAACCAGCACCGCAAGAAGAACAACTGGGCGCAGGGCACGGTGAGCGCGATCCGCCGCGAATCGTCGCAACGCGTGCGCCCCGGCTGCCCGCACTTCGGGCTGCACACCGGCGCCTGCGGCGGCTGCAAGATGCAGCACCTCGATGCGGCGGCCCAGGTGGCCGTCAAGCAGCGTGCGCTGGAAGACAACCTCTGGCATCTCGGCAAGGTCAAGCCCGAGAACATGATGCGTCCGCTGGAAGGGCCGGCCTGGCATTACCGCTACCGGGCGCGCCTGTCGGTGCGCCACGTGGTGAAGAAGGGCACGGTGCTGATCGGCTTTCACGAGCGCAAGAGCCGCTACCTCGCCGACATGCAGGTGTGCCCCGTGCTGCCCGTGCGGGTGAGCGACATGCTGATGCCGCTGCGTGCGCTCATCGGTTCGCTCGATGCCCACGCCACCTGCCCGCAGATCGAGCTGGCCTGCGGCGATGCGCCGGACGGCACGAGCTTGGGCGTGATCGCCCTGGTGCTGCGCCATCTCGAGCCGCTGTCGGTCGCCGACCTGCAACGCCTGCGCGACTTCGCGTCGCTGAACCCCGGCGTGCAATGGTGGCTGCAGCCGAAGGGGCCCGACACCGTCCACCTGCTGGACGAAGGCGGCCCCGTGCTGTCCTATGCCTTGCCAGCCTTCGGCGTGACGATGCCGTTCAAGCCGACGGACTTCACGCAGGTCAACCCGCACATCAACCGCGCACTGGTCGGGCGCGCCCTGCGTCTGCTTGACGTGCAGGGCGACGAGCGCGTGATCGACTGGTTCTGCGGCCTGGGCAACTTCACGCTGCCGCTGGCCACGCGGGCGCGCGAGGTGCTGGGCATCGAGGGCAGCGACACGCTGGTCGCACGGGCAACGGACAACTTCGAGCGCAACCGTCCGGCCGTGCCGCCGCGCGGCGCGCTGGCGCCGGCCCGCTTCGTCGCGCGCAACCTGTTCGAGATGACGCCGGAGATGCTGATGGCCGATGGCGCGGCGGACAAGTGGCTGGTCGACCCGCCGCGCGAAGGCGCCTTCGCGCTGGCCAAGGCCTTGGCCGATCTGCACCTGCAGGAGGGCGGGCTGCCCTCAGGCTGGACGGCGCCCAAGCGCATCGTCTATGTGAGCTGCAATCCATCGACGCTGGCGCGTGACGCCGGCCTGCTGGTGCACCAGGCAGGCTACCGGTGCACGGCGGCCGGTGTGGTCAACATGTTCCCGCACACGGCGCACGTCGAATCGATCGCCGTCTTCGAGCGACCATGA
- a CDS encoding peptidoglycan DD-metalloendopeptidase family protein, whose product MQGFGNRRWAAGLMLASMLVLAGCASPSGPVPVEDRGIMARGNGSATPPAPGLPPITTDASGKPLPGIENYGKPGYYAVRPGDTIRRIANETGQTWQNIARWNNLDNPDLIEVGQVLRVIAPGATVAATAPATVEPNGVVTRPVAPQPTVTPSSPTAPVAAASAPAKPATPPAAASGDEDLGWIWPAHGTLIAGFDEAKNKGLDISGKAGDSVLAAADGRVVYAGAGLRGYGNLIILKHNNTYLTAYAHNQALLVKEDQSVQKGQKIAEMGNSDADRVKLHFEIRRQGKPVDPARYLPSRQ is encoded by the coding sequence ATGCAGGGATTTGGCAATCGGCGCTGGGCGGCTGGTTTGATGTTGGCGTCGATGCTCGTGCTTGCAGGGTGTGCGTCGCCAAGCGGCCCCGTGCCGGTCGAAGATCGCGGCATCATGGCCCGCGGCAATGGCAGCGCCACGCCGCCTGCGCCAGGTCTTCCACCGATCACCACCGACGCGTCCGGCAAGCCGCTGCCGGGCATCGAGAACTACGGCAAGCCCGGCTACTACGCCGTTCGCCCCGGTGACACCATCCGCCGGATCGCGAACGAGACCGGCCAGACCTGGCAGAACATCGCGCGCTGGAACAACCTCGACAACCCCGACCTGATCGAAGTCGGGCAGGTTCTGCGGGTGATCGCGCCCGGGGCCACTGTGGCGGCGACGGCGCCGGCCACGGTCGAGCCCAACGGCGTGGTCACGCGCCCGGTCGCGCCCCAGCCGACGGTCACGCCGTCGAGCCCCACGGCGCCCGTGGCGGCGGCCAGCGCACCGGCCAAGCCGGCGACGCCGCCTGCGGCCGCGTCGGGGGACGAAGACCTCGGTTGGATCTGGCCGGCGCACGGCACGCTCATCGCGGGCTTCGACGAAGCCAAGAACAAGGGCCTGGACATCAGCGGCAAGGCGGGCGATTCGGTGCTCGCCGCTGCCGATGGGCGCGTCGTGTACGCCGGCGCCGGCTTGCGCGGCTACGGCAATCTCATCATCCTCAAGCACAACAACACCTACCTCACCGCCTATGCGCACAACCAGGCGTTGCTGGTGAAGGAAGACCAGTCGGTGCAGAAGGGGCAGAAGATCGCGGAAATGGGCAACAGCGATGCCGACCGCGTGAAGCTCCATTTCGAGATCCGCCGCCAGGGCAAACCGGTCGACCCGGCGCGTTATCTGCCCTCGCGCCAGTAG
- a CDS encoding protein-L-isoaspartate(D-aspartate) O-methyltransferase → MSSKPPSRPGFPVRLTPTASAVTRGRQPAVPVRPLVPTTPSMASDAIRARMVQRLAAQGVADARVLRAMGTVERHLFVDSALVNQAYEDTSLPIGLGQTISKPNVVARMIELLLGAPALAGKPGDRLGRVLEIGTGCGYQATVLSHVASEVYSIERLRGLHERARANLRPFRLATVHLLLGDGMVGYAKGGPYAGIIAAAGGEAVPDAWVEQLAVGGRIVAPTHSPGGGQALVVIDKTVTGLQRRVLEAVHFVPLKSGIA, encoded by the coding sequence ATGTCGTCCAAGCCGCCTTCGAGGCCCGGGTTTCCGGTGCGTCTCACGCCGACGGCGTCCGCCGTCACCCGCGGCCGGCAGCCCGCCGTCCCGGTTCGCCCGCTGGTGCCGACCACGCCGTCGATGGCCTCCGACGCCATCCGTGCGCGGATGGTGCAGCGCCTGGCCGCGCAGGGCGTGGCCGACGCGCGCGTGCTGAGGGCGATGGGCACGGTCGAGCGGCATCTCTTCGTCGACAGCGCGCTTGTCAACCAGGCCTACGAGGACACGAGCCTGCCGATCGGCCTGGGCCAGACGATCTCCAAGCCCAACGTGGTGGCGCGCATGATCGAACTGCTGCTCGGCGCGCCGGCGCTGGCCGGCAAGCCGGGCGACCGGCTGGGCCGGGTGCTGGAAATCGGTACCGGTTGCGGTTACCAGGCCACCGTGCTGAGCCATGTGGCGAGCGAGGTCTACAGCATCGAACGACTCCGCGGCCTGCACGAGCGCGCCCGGGCCAATCTGCGGCCGTTCCGGCTGGCGACCGTGCACCTGCTGCTCGGCGACGGCATGGTGGGCTATGCCAAAGGCGGGCCCTATGCCGGCATCATCGCGGCGGCGGGCGGCGAGGCCGTGCCCGACGCCTGGGTCGAGCAGTTGGCGGTCGGCGGGCGCATCGTGGCGCCGACCCATTCGCCCGGCGGTGGCCAGGCACTGGTCGTGATCGATAAAACCGTCACGGGACTGCAACGCCGCGTTCTTGAGGCGGTTCATTTTGTCCCCCTAAAATCGGGGATTGCTTGA
- the surE gene encoding 5'/3'-nucleotidase SurE, translated as MKILISNDDGFQAPGIVALHDALKDFADVEVIAPEHNNSAKSNALTLAAPLYVHEAHNGFRYVTGTPADCVHIALKGVLGYKPDLVVSGINNGANMGDDTIYSGTVGAAMEAYLFGVPAIAFSQIEKGWAHVDSAARVARRLVERIERERMLEGPAWLLNVNIPNRPFDELKPIKVCRLGRRHAAEKVITQESPRGETMYWIAGAGGAKDSGEGTDFHATSEGHVALTPLQIDLTDHANLGQWRDTVTRLLR; from the coding sequence ATGAAGATACTCATTTCCAACGACGACGGCTTCCAGGCGCCCGGCATCGTCGCCCTGCACGATGCGCTCAAGGACTTCGCCGATGTCGAGGTCATCGCCCCCGAGCACAACAACAGTGCCAAGTCGAACGCCCTGACGCTGGCCGCGCCGCTGTATGTTCACGAGGCCCACAACGGCTTCCGCTACGTCACGGGCACGCCGGCTGACTGTGTGCACATCGCGCTCAAGGGCGTGCTGGGCTACAAGCCCGACCTGGTCGTGTCGGGCATCAACAACGGTGCCAACATGGGTGACGACACCATCTATTCCGGGACCGTTGGCGCAGCGATGGAAGCGTACCTCTTCGGCGTTCCGGCCATCGCCTTCTCGCAGATCGAGAAGGGCTGGGCGCATGTCGATTCGGCTGCGCGGGTCGCGCGCCGTCTGGTCGAGCGCATCGAGCGCGAGCGCATGCTCGAAGGGCCGGCGTGGTTGCTGAACGTCAACATTCCGAACCGGCCGTTCGACGAGCTCAAGCCCATCAAGGTGTGCCGGCTCGGCCGCCGGCATGCGGCGGAGAAGGTGATCACGCAAGAAAGTCCGCGCGGCGAGACCATGTACTGGATTGCCGGTGCCGGTGGCGCCAAGGACAGCGGCGAGGGTACCGATTTCCACGCCACGTCCGAAGGCCATGTGGCGCTCACACCGCTGCAGATCGACCTCACGGACCATGCCAACCTCGGGCAATGGCGCGACACCGTGACGCGTCTGCTGCGGTGA
- a CDS encoding NADPH:quinone oxidoreductase family protein, whose translation MHAWLCENPTGVDALTWKELPTPTPGPGQVLIEIKAASLNFPDLLIVQNKYQMKPPLPFVPGSEYAGVVQAVGDGVTNLKPGQNVACLSGTGGFATHVIAPAAQCMPLPAGFDLVDAAAFIMTYGTSWHALMDRAQLKAGETVLVLGAAGGVGTAAIQIAKAAGATVIAAASTDEKCALCESLGADRSINYSTHALPTGFRDAIKEATGGRGPDVIYDPVGGDFAEPAFRSIAWRGRYLVVGFAGGGIPALPLNLTLLKGASIVGVFWGDFARREPKANAHMMSELATWYEQGKIKPVIDSTMPMGELKAAYAHMGSRGVKGKLVMVN comes from the coding sequence ATGCATGCCTGGCTTTGCGAAAACCCCACCGGCGTCGATGCGCTGACCTGGAAAGAACTCCCGACGCCCACGCCGGGACCGGGACAGGTGCTCATCGAGATCAAGGCGGCCAGCCTGAACTTTCCCGATCTGCTGATCGTACAGAACAAATACCAAATGAAGCCGCCTCTGCCCTTCGTGCCGGGCTCGGAGTACGCGGGCGTCGTGCAGGCCGTCGGCGACGGCGTCACGAATCTGAAGCCTGGCCAGAACGTGGCGTGCCTGTCGGGTACCGGCGGCTTCGCCACCCATGTGATCGCGCCCGCTGCGCAGTGCATGCCCTTGCCCGCGGGCTTCGACCTGGTCGACGCAGCCGCCTTCATCATGACTTACGGCACCTCGTGGCACGCCCTCATGGACCGGGCGCAACTGAAGGCCGGGGAAACGGTGCTGGTCCTGGGGGCCGCAGGCGGCGTCGGCACGGCCGCGATCCAGATCGCCAAGGCAGCAGGCGCGACGGTCATCGCCGCCGCGTCGACCGACGAGAAGTGCGCACTCTGCGAATCACTCGGCGCCGATCGCAGCATCAATTACTCAACGCACGCACTGCCGACCGGCTTTCGCGACGCGATCAAGGAAGCCACGGGCGGCCGAGGGCCCGACGTGATCTACGACCCGGTCGGCGGCGACTTCGCCGAACCGGCATTCCGCTCCATTGCATGGCGCGGCCGCTATCTCGTGGTCGGGTTCGCCGGCGGTGGCATTCCCGCGTTGCCCCTGAATCTGACGTTGCTCAAGGGCGCATCGATCGTCGGCGTCTTCTGGGGCGACTTCGCTCGGCGAGAGCCAAAGGCGAATGCACACATGATGTCGGAATTGGCAACCTGGTATGAACAGGGAAAGATCAAGCCAGTGATCGACAGCACCATGCCGATGGGCGAATTGAAAGCCGCCTACGCCCACATGGGTTCGCGGGGCGTCAAAGGCAAACTGGTGATGGTGAACTGA
- a CDS encoding H-NS histone family protein → MASTLADINSQIKKNEEHIAQLRKQAEELRNHERAGVIEEIRQKIAEFGLTAADLKLSTRGAGGKRSVSAAPAKAAKYRGPAGETWSGGRGRKPRWVTEALAAGKSLSDYEIK, encoded by the coding sequence ATGGCATCTACGCTCGCCGACATCAATTCGCAGATCAAGAAGAACGAAGAGCACATTGCGCAATTGCGCAAGCAGGCCGAGGAACTGCGCAATCACGAGCGCGCAGGTGTGATCGAAGAGATTCGCCAGAAGATTGCGGAATTCGGTTTGACGGCTGCAGACCTCAAGCTGTCCACGCGGGGGGCGGGCGGCAAGCGCAGCGTGAGCGCGGCACCAGCAAAGGCTGCGAAGTACCGAGGTCCGGCCGGTGAGACGTGGTCGGGGGGCCGTGGCCGCAAGCCGCGTTGGGTTACCGAGGCCCTGGCAGCCGGCAAGTCGCTGTCGGACTACGAGATCAAGTAA
- a CDS encoding peptidylprolyl isomerase, producing the protein MFEFFRKYNKIVMGVLFVLIIPSFVLFGVDRYQGDQKGEKVARVDGHDITRPEWDMQHRNEVDRIRRQSPNVDPALLDSDAARYATLERMVRDRVLAAAAAKTNMSVSDDRLSAIFASDPSLKAFVVTKDGKSEFDRAAFAMATGGQTPEQYMAAYGAGLATQQVLGGVTGTAFATPAQVQAMFNIVLDRREVQIARFKPADFTSKVTVNDADIEAYYKDHAAQFQAPEQASVEYLVLDLDAAKKNISVSEADLKSYYEQNSARFGTPEERRASHILITAPPSAPKAERDAARAKAEQLLAEVKKAPTTFAAVARKNSQDPGSAEKGGDLDFVSRGAMVKPFEDAMFALKKGEISNIVETEFGYHIIKLDDIKPGVVQPFEQARAAIENEVRGQQATQEFAKAAEAFTDAVYQQPDSLQPAADKLKLTIRKASDVARTPAPGATGALASANFLKALFAPDTLERKHNTEAIEIGPNQLASGRIAQYAPARTVPLAEVKDKVRTQLVAEKAAALAKADGEAKLAAWRSNAAGATLAPPVTLSRIDPQSQPPSIVEAALRADATQLPALAGVDLGADGYAVLRIVKSLGRTAPSADAAKQESEQFAQAVAAAENLAYYNVLKARYKAEILVPRPDLNQVANR; encoded by the coding sequence ATGTTCGAGTTCTTCCGCAAGTACAACAAGATCGTCATGGGCGTCTTGTTCGTGCTGATCATTCCGTCCTTCGTCCTGTTCGGTGTCGACCGCTACCAGGGCGACCAGAAGGGCGAGAAGGTCGCTCGTGTCGACGGTCACGACATCACGCGTCCGGAATGGGACATGCAGCATCGCAACGAGGTCGACCGCATCCGCCGCCAGTCGCCGAACGTTGACCCGGCCTTGCTCGATTCCGATGCCGCGCGCTACGCCACACTCGAACGCATGGTGCGCGACCGCGTGCTGGCTGCTGCGGCTGCGAAGACGAATATGAGCGTATCGGATGATCGTCTATCCGCAATTTTTGCAAGCGACCCGAGTCTCAAAGCATTTGTTGTGACGAAGGACGGGAAGTCGGAGTTTGACCGTGCGGCGTTTGCGATGGCCACTGGCGGTCAGACACCGGAGCAATACATGGCAGCGTACGGGGCGGGGCTTGCAACACAGCAGGTGCTCGGTGGTGTTACCGGCACGGCTTTCGCGACGCCAGCACAGGTGCAGGCCATGTTCAACATCGTTCTCGACCGCCGCGAGGTGCAGATCGCACGCTTCAAGCCGGCCGATTTCACGTCGAAGGTGACGGTGAACGACGCGGACATCGAGGCCTACTACAAGGACCACGCCGCGCAGTTCCAAGCGCCCGAGCAGGCGAGCGTCGAGTATCTGGTGCTCGACCTGGACGCAGCGAAGAAGAACATCTCGGTGAGCGAGGCCGATCTCAAGAGCTACTACGAGCAGAACAGCGCCCGCTTCGGCACGCCCGAAGAGCGACGCGCCAGCCACATCCTGATCACCGCACCGCCGAGTGCACCGAAAGCCGAACGCGACGCGGCGCGCGCCAAGGCCGAGCAACTGTTGGCAGAGGTGAAGAAAGCCCCCACGACCTTCGCTGCGGTGGCCCGCAAGAACTCGCAGGACCCGGGGTCCGCGGAAAAAGGCGGCGACTTGGACTTCGTGTCGCGCGGTGCGATGGTCAAGCCTTTCGAAGACGCGATGTTCGCGCTGAAGAAGGGCGAGATCAGCAACATCGTGGAGACCGAGTTCGGCTATCACATCATCAAGCTCGACGACATCAAGCCAGGCGTGGTGCAGCCTTTCGAGCAGGCGCGGGCGGCCATCGAGAACGAGGTCCGCGGGCAGCAGGCCACGCAGGAATTCGCGAAGGCCGCCGAAGCCTTCACCGACGCCGTGTACCAGCAACCGGACAGCCTGCAGCCGGCGGCCGACAAGCTCAAGCTCACCATCCGCAAGGCCAGCGACGTCGCGCGTACGCCGGCGCCAGGTGCGACCGGTGCGCTGGCCAGTGCCAATTTCCTCAAGGCGCTGTTCGCGCCCGACACGCTGGAGCGCAAGCACAACACGGAGGCGATCGAGATCGGCCCGAACCAGCTCGCGTCCGGTCGCATCGCGCAATACGCACCCGCGCGCACCGTGCCCCTGGCCGAGGTGAAGGACAAGGTCCGCACGCAACTGGTGGCGGAGAAGGCGGCAGCGCTGGCCAAGGCCGATGGCGAAGCCAAGCTGGCGGCCTGGCGCAGCAATGCGGCCGGCGCCACGCTGGCGCCACCGGTGACGCTGTCGCGTATCGACCCGCAATCGCAGCCGCCATCGATCGTCGAGGCCGCGCTGCGTGCCGATGCGACCCAATTGCCGGCCTTGGCAGGCGTCGATCTGGGCGCCGACGGCTATGCGGTGCTGCGCATCGTCAAGAGCCTGGGCCGCACGGCGCCGTCCGCAGACGCTGCGAAGCAGGAGAGCGAGCAGTTCGCCCAGGCGGTGGCTGCCGCCGAAAACCTCGCCTATTACAACGTGCTGAAGGCGCGCTACAAGGCGGAGATCCTGGTGCCCCGGCCGGATTTGAATCAGGTGGCCAACCGCTGA
- a CDS encoding HU family DNA-binding protein yields MNKTELIEHIAKNADISKAAATRALESTIGAIRTTLKKGNSVSLVGFGTFAVGKRAARTGRNPRTGDAIKIKAAKIPKFRPGKALKDALN; encoded by the coding sequence GTGAACAAGACCGAACTGATTGAGCACATCGCAAAAAACGCCGACATCTCCAAAGCCGCCGCCACGCGCGCACTCGAGTCCACCATCGGCGCCATTCGTACCACGCTCAAGAAGGGCAACTCCGTGTCGCTCGTCGGTTTCGGGACTTTCGCAGTGGGCAAGCGCGCTGCGCGCACCGGCCGGAATCCGCGCACCGGCGACGCGATTAAAATCAAGGCCGCCAAGATCCCGAAGTTCCGTCCGGGCAAGGCGCTGAAAGACGCGCTGAACTGA
- a CDS encoding tartrate dehydrogenase, translating to MSTHRIAVIAGDGIGKETMPEGIRVLDAAARKFGIDLKFDHFDFSSWDYCEKHGKMLPDDWKDQIGGHDAIYFGAVGWPEKIADHVSLWGSLLLFRREFDQYVNLRPARLMPGIIAPVVRRDGTPRVPGEIDMYIVRENTEGEYSSIGGRMYEGTPREIVMQETVMSRLGVDRVLKFAFELAQSRPKKHLTSATKSNGIAITMPYWDERVAAMAKNYPGITLDKFHIDILTAHFVQRPDFFDVVVASNLFGDILSDLGPACTGTIGIAPSANLNPERTTPSLFEPVHGSAPDIAGQGIANPIGQIWCGAMMLEFLGHKDAHDAILAAIEKVLAPQSGAPRTRDIGGTAGTTDLGRAIAEAL from the coding sequence ATGAGCACCCATCGCATCGCAGTCATCGCCGGCGACGGCATCGGCAAGGAGACCATGCCCGAGGGCATTCGCGTGCTCGACGCCGCGGCACGCAAGTTCGGCATCGACCTGAAGTTCGACCATTTCGATTTCTCGAGCTGGGACTACTGCGAGAAGCACGGCAAGATGCTGCCCGACGACTGGAAGGACCAAATCGGTGGTCACGATGCGATCTACTTCGGTGCGGTCGGCTGGCCCGAGAAGATCGCGGACCATGTGTCGCTGTGGGGTTCGCTGCTGCTGTTCCGCCGCGAGTTCGACCAGTACGTCAACCTGCGCCCTGCGCGCCTGATGCCCGGCATCATCGCGCCTGTGGTGCGCCGCGACGGCACGCCCCGCGTGCCCGGCGAGATCGACATGTACATCGTGCGTGAGAACACCGAGGGCGAGTACTCGAGCATCGGCGGGCGAATGTACGAAGGCACGCCGCGCGAGATCGTGATGCAGGAAACCGTGATGTCGCGTTTGGGCGTCGACCGTGTGCTGAAGTTCGCCTTCGAGCTGGCGCAGTCGCGGCCGAAGAAGCACCTCACGAGCGCCACCAAGTCGAATGGCATCGCGATCACCATGCCCTACTGGGACGAGCGCGTGGCCGCCATGGCCAAGAACTATCCCGGCATCACGCTCGACAAGTTCCATATCGACATCCTCACCGCCCACTTCGTGCAGCGTCCCGATTTCTTCGACGTGGTGGTGGCGAGCAACCTGTTCGGCGACATCCTGTCGGACCTCGGCCCGGCCTGCACCGGCACCATCGGCATCGCGCCGAGCGCCAACCTCAATCCCGAGCGCACGACGCCGTCGCTGTTCGAGCCGGTTCATGGGTCGGCGCCCGACATCGCGGGGCAGGGCATCGCGAACCCGATCGGCCAGATCTGGTGCGGCGCGATGATGCTGGAATTTCTCGGCCACAAGGACGCCCACGACGCGATCCTGGCCGCCATCGAGAAAGTACTGGCGCCCCAAAGCGGCGCACCGCGCACGCGCGACATCGGGGGAACTGCAGGCACGACCGATCTGGGCCGCGCCATCGCCGAGGCGCTTTAA
- a CDS encoding alpha/beta fold hydrolase — protein sequence MNEFTPFDVSRDGVVLHGRIGGRGPALLLLHGHPQTHVIWHRVAPLLAQRFTVVLMDLRGYGDSGRPTPDTEHRVYSKREMAADAMAVMQHHGFDRFQVLAHDRGARVAHRLAADHPQAVERMLLLDIAPTLAMYENTSEAFARAYWHWFFLIQPPPLPEALLASDPSRYVRSVMGGRHAGLAPFALEALAEYERCAALPGTAEAVCEDYRASAGIDLVHDREDIAAGHRLTQPLRVLWGAHGVVGKCFDVLALWRERADDVSGGTVPCGHYIPEEAPDDVVREALSFFRS from the coding sequence CTGAATGAATTCACTCCCTTCGACGTGTCGCGAGACGGCGTCGTGCTCCACGGTCGGATCGGTGGCCGAGGCCCCGCGCTGCTGCTGCTGCACGGGCATCCGCAGACCCACGTCATCTGGCACCGCGTCGCGCCCTTGCTGGCCCAGCGGTTCACGGTCGTGCTGATGGACCTGCGCGGCTACGGTGATTCGGGCCGACCGACGCCCGACACCGAGCACCGTGTCTACAGCAAGCGCGAGATGGCCGCCGATGCGATGGCGGTGATGCAGCACCATGGCTTCGATCGTTTCCAGGTGCTGGCGCACGACCGCGGCGCACGCGTGGCGCATCGCTTGGCGGCCGATCACCCGCAGGCCGTGGAGCGGATGCTGCTGCTGGATATCGCGCCCACGCTCGCGATGTACGAGAACACCTCCGAGGCCTTCGCGCGGGCCTACTGGCACTGGTTCTTTCTCATCCAGCCACCGCCCTTGCCGGAGGCGCTGCTCGCTTCCGACCCGTCGCGCTACGTGCGCAGCGTGATGGGTGGCCGGCATGCAGGCCTCGCGCCGTTCGCGCTGGAAGCCTTGGCCGAGTACGAGCGCTGCGCCGCACTGCCCGGCACCGCCGAAGCGGTGTGCGAGGACTACCGTGCGTCCGCCGGCATCGACCTCGTGCACGACCGCGAAGACATCGCGGCCGGCCACCGCCTGACGCAGCCGCTGCGCGTGCTGTGGGGCGCACACGGTGTGGTCGGCAAATGCTTCGACGTGCTCGCGCTGTGGCGCGAGCGCGCCGACGACGTGTCGGGTGGCACGGTGCCGTGCGGCCACTACATTCCCGAAGAGGCGCCGGACGACGTCGTGCGCGAGGCCCTCTCTTTCTTCCGATCCTGA